A region from the Acyrthosiphon pisum isolate AL4f chromosome A1, pea_aphid_22Mar2018_4r6ur, whole genome shotgun sequence genome encodes:
- the LOC100160865 gene encoding 26S proteasome non-ATPase regulatory subunit 4 yields MVLESTMICVDNSDYMRNGDFVPTRLQAQQDAVNLVCLSKTRANPENNVGLLTLANARVLATLTADVGRILSKLHQVQPNGIINFPTGIRIAHLALKHRQGKNHKMRIIAFIGSPVGLDEKEIVKLAKRLKKEKVNVDVVSFGEEAENSDVLTAFVNALNGKDGSGSHLIAVPPGSHFSEALVSSPVIQGEDGAGGAGLGGTGYEFGVDPNEDPELALALRVSMEEQRARQEQEARRGQSASGGAETSTARPETINETPTEEAMLERALAMSMETGEDEPMVVQEGSGTSASGPSAATAAQVDFNNMSEEEQIAFAMQMSMQDSAAEEKASTSSAKSKEEAMEVEEDYSEVIDPEFIQSVLENLPGVDSQSDAVRQAVGLVSKDSKDKDQKNEKDKNSKK; encoded by the exons ATGGTTCTCGAAAGTACTATGATATG tgTTGATAACAGCGACTACATGCGAAATGGTGATTTTGTACCTACGCGTCTACAAGCTCAACAAGATGCTGTTAACTTAGTATGTCTTTCTAAGACTCGTGCAAATCCTGAGAACAACGTCGGTCTTTTAACTTTAGCCAA tgCTCGTGTATTGGCTACTTTAACAGCCGATGTTGGTAGGATTCTATCAAAATTGCATCAAGTACAACCCAATGGTATCATCAATTTTCCTACTGGCATTAGAATTGctcat tTAGCGTTGAAGCATCGTCAaggaaaaaatcataaaatgcgTATAATTGCATTTATTGGCAGTCCGGTTGGTTTGGATGAAAAAGAAATTGTTAAATTAGCTAAGAGGCTCAAGAAAGAAAAGGTTAATGTGGATGTTGTTTCTTTTGGTGAagag gCTGAAAATTCTGATGTTCTAACTGCGTTTGTTAATGCATTAAATGGTAAAGATGGTAGTGGCAGCCATCTTATTGCTGTACCACCAGGCTCACATTTTTCCGAAGCATTAGTATCATCTCCAGTTATTCAAGGAGAAGATGGTGCTGGAGGAGCTGGTCTTGGCGGAACAGGATATGAATTCGGAGTTGATCCTAATGAAGATCCTGAATTAGCTTTA gctTTACGTGTTTCTATGGAAGAACAAAGAGCTAGACAGGAGCAAGAAGCTCGTCGAGGTCAATCTGCATCTGGTGGTGCTGAAACATCAACTGCTCGTCCAGAAACTATTAATGAAA CTCCAACTGAAGAAGCTATGTTAGAGCGTGCTTTGGCAATGTCAATGGAAACTGGTGAAGATGAGCCAATGGTTGTACAGGAGGGATCTGGCACTTCAGCTTCTGGACCTTCTGCTGCAACTGCAGCTCAAGTGGACTTCAATAATATGAGTGAAGAAGAGCAGATAGCATTTGCTATGCAAATGTCTATGCAGGACTCGGCAGCTGAAGAAAAAGCATCAACATCGAGTGCCAAATCTAAAGAGGAAGCTATGGAAGTAGAAGAAGACTATTCAGAAGTGATTGATCCTGAATTTATTCAGAGTGTGTTGGAAAATCTACCTGGTGTTGACTCACAAAGTGATGCAGTACGCCAAGCTGTTGGTCTTGTTAGTAAAGATTCAAAGGATAAAgaccaaaaaaatgaaaaggatAAAAACAGTAAGAAATAA